In Desulfovermiculus halophilus DSM 18834, the DNA window GGCAAAGATGTGAAAAAGGTCTGTGCCCACGGCTAAAATTCCCTTTACCCCAGCGCTCATCAGGGCCGGGGTGATGATAAATCCGCCGCCGGCTCCGATACAGCCGGTGATCAAGCCAGCGGCCAGCCCGATGAGGATGGATACGGCAAAGATAGATGGTGTATAGTAGGCTGGGGCATAGGCCTTGTGCCCCCCGACAATCTCCGGAAGGGGGCCGATATCCGCAGCCAGGGAGACAGAGACCAGGAGGGCGGGGATGAGCAGCAGGCCGAGGATACAAAGTCGCTTGCGGCTGCGCAGAATGGTCATGGATGTTTCATAATCCCATCTGGCCTGATGCTCGGCTGCGGCATACATTCCGTGATAGAGCTTTCGGGCCCACGAAGTCTTTCCTTTCATTGCCTTTCCTCCGTTCTTTGAGTGCATTGCATATATAGTATCCGCTCTGTTCCCGGCATTTCGGACAAATGTGGAAAATGAGGGGCATAAAATGGACCCTGGATACAGACAAAGAAGCGTCCACGAAAGCCCCTACTCTATGAAAAGCAATACCGATGCCAATTCAAAGATTGGGCAGCAGGAGCGTAACATGTTGGAAATGCAGGACGTTGTTGACTGTTTTAGCTAGGAGGTCAACAAGATGGTGCGGATGCTGTCTGGTTTTTTTACACCTTGGAAAATGAGCTTTTTGCCGGTGGCTATTCATGTTCGCAGCTGGGTTGGAGCAGTATCTGCCGAAGCTCCTGAACATTTTCTGCCTTGTGCACAATCCGCCGGGTCCAATCTGGCAGTTTGGGCCCATCATTTGAACGGAAATGAATGATGACCCTGGTCATCCGGCACATCCGTCGGATGCTCTCTAGGCAATCATCCAAACGATCTTCGGTCCACTCCGGATCAAGGATCAGCACAGTCTTGTCGCAGGAAAGGTTGCGCAACTTTTGTTTTAGCTCCTGAACTGTACAGACTGGAAAGGCCTTGTATCCGTCGCGCAGAAGTTCGCGGTGCATGAGCTGACGGGCATTTGTGTTCCGGTCGGTAACAAAGAGACAGACGGAAGCCATCATGAGGAATGCCTTTGTATGAAAAAACCGGTGTAATCAATTGGAGTTACACGAATCGGTTTCGGGCGCAGACAAGCTTCGCCCCCCAAGTGTATTTTGCACCGTAGGGGCAGACCTTGTGTCTGCCCGGATCCTTTTTTCATGCTTCGTTAGCGCAGGCGTGCCTACGTCCCCGTAGGCATGGAGGTTTGTCTGGAGGTGTGCAGGCCGTGCAGCGGCTAGAGTTCCTGTGAACCCAAAAAACGGGTGATCTCCTGCAGGGCCGGGCCAGCATCACGACCTTCGGCCTGAATGGTCAGGCAGCTCCCCTGGCCGGCGCTCAAGGAAAGAATATCCAGCACGCTGGATGCATTTACCTTTTTGTTTCCGCACGTCAGGGTGATTTTAGCATTATAGGCATTGGCCAGCTGGACCAAGCGGCCGGAGGTCCGCAAGTGCAACCCCTGCTTGTTGGCGATATACACATCGACAGACAGGTTCTGTTGGACAGAAGAGGTATGGGAACCGGCATGGGGCATGGGTAAAAGCTCCTTCGGGCTGCTTAGGTGTCGGAGGAAGCGGCAGCTAGACGCTTTTTGCTGAATATGGTGTGCTTGTTAGATGGGCCTGCAAAAAATATGTTTTTGCAGGCAGTGTTAAGTGTTAAGTTGAAAGTTTTGAGTGAAATCAAACAGTTGCAAATTTTAATTTGTGCGTTTAACCCCAGTCTTCGACTTTTTGCAGTTGAGTCTTGTTATGTCCTTAGG includes these proteins:
- a CDS encoding HPr family phosphocarrier protein; this encodes MPHAGSHTSSVQQNLSVDVYIANKQGLHLRTSGRLVQLANAYNAKITLTCGNKKVNASSVLDILSLSAGQGSCLTIQAEGRDAGPALQEITRFLGSQEL